One Thermodesulfobacteriota bacterium DNA segment encodes these proteins:
- a CDS encoding metal ABC transporter permease, translating into MSGEQIEIHVIASIVAVACAMPGVFLVLRRMAMMSDAISHAILLGIVLAFFLVGDLASPLLIVGAALSGVLTVSLVELINRTRLVKEDASIGLVFPLLFSIGVILIARYAYNIHIDIDAVLLGELAFAPFDRLFVNGHDLGPASLYVMGVILVLNLAFILVFYKELKVATFDAGLAAALGFSPGLIHYGLMGLVSVTAVGAFNAVGSILVVALMIAPPAAAYLLTDSLPRMILLSALIGVVSAVSGFWAAILLDANIAGSMATASGLIFLVVFLIAPGRGLAAAAMRRTRQKREFAGRMLAIHLLNHEGTPEEARESEIAHVEETLRWKGGFTRSVVGYSVKRGMVLVEDGRLRLTEKGREFAGRSVVEEFIA; encoded by the coding sequence ATGAGCGGTGAGCAGATAGAGATCCACGTAATAGCCTCGATCGTCGCGGTAGCGTGCGCCATGCCGGGCGTTTTCCTCGTGCTGAGGCGTATGGCCATGATGAGCGACGCGATTAGTCACGCAATACTCTTAGGAATAGTGCTCGCATTCTTCCTCGTGGGCGATCTCGCGTCGCCGCTCCTCATCGTAGGAGCCGCGCTCTCGGGCGTGCTCACGGTGAGCCTCGTCGAGCTCATAAACAGGACAAGGCTCGTGAAGGAGGACGCCTCGATAGGTCTCGTATTCCCCCTCCTCTTCAGTATAGGCGTCATCCTCATCGCGCGGTACGCATACAACATACACATTGACATAGATGCCGTCCTGCTCGGGGAGCTCGCATTCGCCCCGTTTGACCGTCTCTTCGTCAACGGTCACGACCTGGGGCCCGCTTCCCTGTACGTCATGGGCGTGATACTTGTGCTGAATCTCGCATTCATCCTCGTCTTTTATAAGGAGCTCAAGGTAGCTACTTTCGACGCCGGACTCGCCGCGGCGCTCGGTTTTTCGCCGGGGCTCATACACTACGGCCTCATGGGGCTCGTATCCGTCACGGCAGTGGGGGCCTTCAACGCCGTGGGCTCGATACTCGTGGTCGCTCTCATGATAGCGCCCCCGGCGGCGGCCTACCTGCTTACGGACAGCCTCCCGCGCATGATCCTGCTGAGCGCGCTGATAGGGGTCGTGAGCGCGGTATCCGGCTTCTGGGCGGCGATACTCCTCGACGCGAATATTGCAGGTTCCATGGCTACGGCGTCGGGCCTGATATTTCTAGTCGTATTCCTCATCGCTCCCGGGCGGGGTCTCGCGGCGGCAGCGATGAGGAGAACACGCCAGAAGCGCGAGTTCGCGGGAAGGATGCTCGCCATACACCTCCTCAACCATGAGGGCACACCCGAAGAGGCGCGCGAATCCGAGATAGCGCACGTCGAGGAAACGCTAAGGTGGAAGGGAGGGTTCACCAGGAGCGTCGTCGGTTATTCCGTGAAAAGAGGGATGGTGCTCGTCGAGGACGGACGCCTGAGACTTACCGAGAAAGGCAGGGAGTTCGCGGGCAGATCAGTTGTGGAGGAGTTCATTGCCTGA